In Rhinatrema bivittatum chromosome 1, aRhiBiv1.1, whole genome shotgun sequence, a single genomic region encodes these proteins:
- the LOC115081269 gene encoding olfactory receptor 1361-like — protein MERRNSTVVTEFLLLGLSNVPEHQMVLFGVFLTMYIFNVLGNSIIITIIRVEPQLHTPMYFFLSNLSFVDICLTSITVPKMLANIILGSKSISLVSCFVQIFLFHSVGNMDSFLLAVMAYDRYIAICDPLHYATVVNKRRCIQLVAISWLVVSLHAVLFAVMTSTLSYCGPNTIHHFFCDLPPLMKLSCSDISTNELIVFIEGSLIVMGPCLFILFSYAAILMALLKMHSVEGRYKAFSTCASHLTVVVMFYGTVIFMYFRPLSSYSFDYDRVVSVMYSAVTPMLNPFIYSLRNKEVKGALYRAIRR, from the coding sequence atggaaaggaggaaCAGCACAGTAGTGACCGAATTCCTTCTCCTCGGTCTCTCCAATGTTCCCGAGCATCAAATGGTCCTCTTTGGTGTCTTCTTGACCATGTACATCTTCAATGTATTGGGGAATAGTATCATCATTACTATCATCAGGGTTGAGCCTCAGCTCCACACTCCTATGTACTTTTTCCTCAGCAACCTCTCTTTCGTGGATATTTGCTTGACTTCCATCACTGTGCCCAAAATGTTAGCCAATATCATACTTGGCAGCAAGTCCATTTCCCTTGTGAGTTGCTTTGTCCAAATATTTCTCTTCCACTCTGTTGGCAACATGGACAGTTTTCTGTTAGCCGTCATGGCCTATGATCGTTACATTGCCATCTGTGACCCACTGCATTATGCCACAGTGGTAAACAAAAGACGTTGCATCCAGCTTGTGGCCATCTCCTGGCTAGTAGTCTCACTGCATGCAGTCTTGTTTGCTGTCATGACCTCCACCTTATCCTACTGTGGTCCCAATACTATCCATCACTTCTTCTGTGACCTCCCACCTCTGATGAAGCTATCTTGCTCTGATATCTCCACTAATGAGTTAATTGTTTTCATTGAAGGTTCCTTGATTGTCATGGGGCCCTGTCTCTTCATTCTGTTCTCCTATGCAGCCATACTCATGGCCTTGTTGAAGATGCACTCAGTAGAAGGCCGGTATAAGGCTTTTTCCACTTGTGCCTCTCACCTCACTGTAGTAGTAATGTTCTATGGGACGGTCATTTTCATGTACTTCCGACCCTTATCCAGTTACTCCTTCGATTATGACCGGGTGGTGAGTGTTATGTATTCTGCCGTGACTCCCATGCTAAATCCCTTCATCTATAGCCTGAGGAATAAGGAAGTGAAGGGAGCTCTATATCGGGCAATCAGGAGATGA